The following coding sequences are from one Archocentrus centrarchus isolate MPI-CPG fArcCen1 chromosome 4, fArcCen1, whole genome shotgun sequence window:
- the dnajc6 gene encoding putative tyrosine-protein phosphatase auxilin isoform X2 encodes MDSSDMDAGYGGGLLDMVKGGAGKFFSSFKDNLKDTLKDTSTKVMHQVATYTKGELDIAYITSRIIVMTYPAESVQIGYQNHVEDIRSFLDSRHADHYTVFNLSQRNYRGAKFSNRVSECNWPSRQAPSLHNLFAVCKNMHNWLKQNPKNVCVITCSDGRAPSGVLVCAMFCFCHLFNNPVPAMQLLSAKRPGSGLWPSHRRYIGYVCSMVSEKPNLPHSKPLMIKALTMSPIPCFNKQRSGCRPFCDVLIGETKIFTTAQEYERMREHRVQDGKVVFPLGVSVQGDVVVSVYHMRSTIGGRLQAKVSNTQIFQIQFHTGFIGPGTTMLKFNKPELDACDSPEKYPQLFHVILDVEVEGVDKQKDLTPPWEQFPCKDLSPNVLFSGHQEHQDALAIAEPSRSQGGPDGRGRGEESEPSDDEMLSLSNQQSTTSAAHQKPDLPAPASAVPAPAEEVDLLGLEGDEVNHPSSQPPPTSAATTDLLGDLFGAPPQPTSGPSSAQSTPHKVAPNTASPCPSPAPPAFNPFGTGAMPKPQDMMGSFLGPGKVGQPDPFLHAARSPSPTLQPTSVGRSSPVPPTTPTVNIQQQNAMGGWDWNRPATTSTGGFGVGSRSATTSPTGSVHSTPTHQTKPNTLDPFADIGNLGGSLGGGSGFSSKPTTPTGTTPSFPPMGSPSRPPPSPQHTGAWQPHTGGNFPSWQPGGSGGGWQPQGQGPTPQPKPSPSHTSMPHTSPQNRPNYNVSFSAMGGGSPSAAGKTQAGMGSKPKASDANFDDLLSGQGFAGTKEKKGPRTIAEMRKEEMAKEMDPEKLKILDWIEGKERNIRALLSTMHTVLWEGETRWKPVGMADLVTPEQVKKVYRKAVLVVHPDKATGQPYEQYAKMIFMELNDAWSEFESQGQKPLY; translated from the exons TGATGACCTATCCAGCTGAGTCAGTGCAGATTGGCTACCAGAACCATGTCGAAGACATCCGCTCCTTCCTTGACAGTCGACATGCTGACCACTACACTGTTTTCAACCTATCACAACGTAACTACCGTGGGGCCAAATTCTCCAACAGG GTTTCAGAGTGTAATTGGCCTTCACGCCAAGCACCCAGCCTCCACAACCTCTTCGCTGTGTGCAAGAACATGCACAACTGGCTCAAACAGAATCCCAAGAATGTCTGTGTAATCACATGCTCG GATGGTCGGGCTCCTTCAGGTGTTTTGGTCTGTGCCATGTTCTGCTTCTGCCACCTCTTCAACAATCCAGTTCCCgccatgcagctgctcagcGCCAAAAGGCCAGGTTCCGGCCTCTGGCCTTCACACCGCAG GTACATAGGCTATGTATGTAGCATGGTATCAGAGAAGCCTAACCTACCCCACTCGAAGCCCTTGATGATCAAGGCCCTCACTATGAGTCCGATCCCCTGTTTCAATAAGCAGCGTAGCGGCTGTCGGCCCTTCTGTGATGTCCTCATTGGAGAGACTAAGATCTTCACCACCGCACAGGAGTATGAGAGGATGAG AGAGCACCGGGTCCAGGATGGCAAGGTAGTTTTCCCTCTGGGTGTAAGCGTACAAGGAGATGTTGTGGTTTCAGTCTACCACATGAGGTCAACCATTGGAGGACGTTTGCAGGCCAAG GTGTCCAACACTCAGATCTTCCAGATTCAGTTCCATACTGGCTTCATTGGTCCTGGAACCACTATGTTAAAGTTTAACAA ACCAGAACTTGATGCCTGTGACTCTCCAGAGAAATATCCCCAGCTTTTCCATGTGATACTGGATGTGGAGGTAGAAGGGGTGGACAAACAGAAAGACCTGACACCACCATGGGAACAGTTCCCCTGTAAAGATCTGAGCCCAAATGTGCTCTTCTCTGGCCACCAGGAACACCAGGATGCATTGGCTATTGCTG AGCCAAGCCGGTCCCAGGGAGGTCCAGATGGTCGGGGCCGCGGCGAGGAGAGCGAGCCGTCAGATGATGAAATGCTGTCTCTCTCCAACCAACAAAGCACTACCAGTGCAGCCCACCAGAAACCTGACCTACCTGCTCCAGCCTCTGCCGTCCCTGCTCCTGCTGAGGAAGTGGATCTTCTTGGCCTAGAAGGGGACGAGGTCAACCACCCATCATCTCAGCCCCCACCTACATCAGCTGCAACCACCGACCTCCTAGGGGACTTGTTTGGAGCCCCACCTCAGCCAACCAGTGGGCCTTCATCTGCCCAGTCCACTCCACACAAAGTTGCCCCCAACACTGCCTCGCCATGCCCCTCACCTGCTCCACCAG CATTTAATCCTTTTGGGACGGGTGCCATGCCTAAGCCTCAGGATATGATGGGTTCATTCCTCGGACCAGGTAAAGTGGGGCAGCCAGACCCTTTCCTGCATGCTGCTCGCTCACCATCACCCACCCTGCAGCCTACAAGCGTCG GTCGGAGTTCCCCCGTCCCACCTACCACCCCTACTGTCAACATTCAGCAGCAAAATGCCATGGGCGGATGGGACTGGAACAGACCTGCTACCACAAGCACAG GAGGTTTTGGTGTGGGCAGTCGGTCAGCCACTACCAGTCCCACTggctcagtccacagcacccccacccaccAAACCAAGCCAAACACTCTGGACCCATTTGCTGATATCGGCAACTTGGGGGGAAGCCTTGGAG GAGGTTCTGGCTTCTCAAGCAAGCCCACCACCCCTACTGGGACAACCCCTTCCTTCCCTCCAATGGGCTCCCCATCGAGGCCTCCACCATCTCCCCAGCATACAGGAGCCTGGCAGCCCCACACAGGAGGCAATTTCCCCTCGTGGCAGCCCGGTGGAAGTGGTGGAGGGTGGCAACCACAGGGACAGGGTCCCACTCCACAGCCAAAGCCCAGCCCCAGCCACACTTCCATGCCTCACACATCTCCCCAGAATCGACCCAACTACAATGTTAGCTTCTCTGCAATGGGAGGAGGCTCACCTAGCGCAGCGGGAAAAACACAGGCTGGAATGG gTTCGAAGCCCAAAGCCTCAGATGCCAACTTTGATGACCTGCTGTCTGGTCAGGGCTTTGCAGGgaccaaagagaagaaaggacCCAGGACTATAGCAGAGATGAGGAAGGAGGAAATGGCCAAAGAAATGGACCCTGAGAAACTAAAG ATTCTGGACTGGATTGAGGGGAAGGAGCGTAACATCCGTGCTCTGCTTTCCACCATGCACACAGTGCTTTGGGAAGGAGAGACACGCTGGAAGCCTGTGGGCATGGCTGACCTGGTTACTCCAGAACAGGTCAAGAAGGTCTACCGCAAAGCAGTCCTGGTTGTTCATCCAGATAAG GCAACAGGACAACCATACGAACAATATGCCAAGATGATTTTCATGGAACTAAATGATGCCTGGTCAGAATTTGAGAGCCAAGGACAAAAACCTCTATACTGA